The following are encoded together in the Syngnathus typhle isolate RoL2023-S1 ecotype Sweden linkage group LG5, RoL_Styp_1.0, whole genome shotgun sequence genome:
- the LOC133154310 gene encoding uncharacterized protein LOC133154310 isoform X5 produces MKMLKELVRKRLIAAADEIFGLFESTVASYEEQLYRAREESERQRKLGDVCPKAHIQARLDQRRATGGKGQVIPDALLAPDRRSPPVKEEEEAPRSSRVKEEVEEADISEFPLKVVVVKSEDEQLSGGSSPRNLLCVPSGERRREPQAHKLFSLLSDTGDTGESLSNADCQGDGKRFLPSENDSTERRCGTDS; encoded by the exons ATGAAAATGTTGAAAGAGTTGGTGAGAAAGCGACTTATAGCAGCCGCCGACGAAATCTTCGGCTTGTTCGAAAGCACCGTCGCGTCTTACGAGGAGCAACTTTATCGTGCCAGAGAGGAGAGCGAGCGACAGCGGAAACTGGGCGACGTTTGCCCAAAAGCTCACATCCAAG CGAGATTGGATCAACGACGAGCCACCGGTGGAAAAGGTCAAGTCATTCCAGATGCACTGTTAGCGCCAGACAGGCGCTCTCCTCCCgtcaaagaggaagaggaggcgccACGGTCCTCCCGTGTGAAGGAAGAAGTAGAAGAGGCCGACATCAGCGAGTTTCCGCtcaaggtggtggtggtgaagaGTGAAGACGAGCAACTCTCCGGTGGGTCGTCGCCTCGCAATCTCCTTTGCGTTCCAAGTGGAGAGCGTCGTAGAGAACCGCAAGCACATAAACTCTTCTCTTTGCTGTCGGACACCGGGGACACAGGAGAATCACTGAGCAATGCAGACTGCCAAGGGGACGGCAAACGCTTCCTGCCCTCGGAAAACGACTCGACTGAAAGGAGATGTGGCACAG
- the LOC133154310 gene encoding uncharacterized protein LOC133154310 isoform X6: MKMLKELVRKRLIAAADEIFGLFESTVASYEEQLYRAREESERQRKLGDVCPKAHIQARLDQRRATGGKGQVIPDALLAPDRRSPPVKEEEEAPRSSRVKEEVEEADISEFPLKVVVVKSEDEQLSGESLSNADCQGDGKRFLPSENDSTERRCGTDS; the protein is encoded by the exons ATGAAAATGTTGAAAGAGTTGGTGAGAAAGCGACTTATAGCAGCCGCCGACGAAATCTTCGGCTTGTTCGAAAGCACCGTCGCGTCTTACGAGGAGCAACTTTATCGTGCCAGAGAGGAGAGCGAGCGACAGCGGAAACTGGGCGACGTTTGCCCAAAAGCTCACATCCAAG CGAGATTGGATCAACGACGAGCCACCGGTGGAAAAGGTCAAGTCATTCCAGATGCACTGTTAGCGCCAGACAGGCGCTCTCCTCCCgtcaaagaggaagaggaggcgccACGGTCCTCCCGTGTGAAGGAAGAAGTAGAAGAGGCCGACATCAGCGAGTTTCCGCtcaaggtggtggtggtgaagaGTGAAGACGAGCAACTCTCCG GAGAATCACTGAGCAATGCAGACTGCCAAGGGGACGGCAAACGCTTCCTGCCCTCGGAAAACGACTCGACTGAAAGGAGATGTGGCACAG
- the LOC133154309 gene encoding gastrula zinc finger protein XlCGF52.1-like codes for MASYGENQKEEEVERPCGAREEKQRHPDDISSPPLVLYNQDHQGEGSGSKQERPLKPHVNEETDHPEMLRVKEEDEEFDVSRLPLNVVVVKTEYDREDESPDEAQRAGQPADKLFPLLSHREDADEPLPSDDGGHQRFEKDTTEVGAPAHDGDFICSVCGENFTEVDADRHMKGHAAEKPFGCSICGQTFAEKVELIVHKVTHAAENPFTCSVCGKVYLIKDYLNKHMKTHTGEKPHSCSVCGEKFAHKATLIAHTATHTGEKPFTCSVCEKNFSYKSDLTKHMRTHTGEKPFSCSVCGDKFARKVSLIAHTATHTGEKPFTCSVCGESLSYRHSLNSHMRTHTGEKPFTCSVCGESFARKENLVAHMRRHTGEKPFTCSLCGKNFSHKSAMSRHQRAHAKEKTLTCSVCDQTFLKKTTLVAHMRKHNRQKPLAVKHWTD; via the exons ATGGCGTCCTACGGGGAGAatcagaaggaggaggaagtggagcgACCTTGTGGAGCAAGAGAAGAGAAGCAGCGACATCCGGACGACATTTCCTCGCCTCCGCTCGTCTTGTACAACCAAG ATCATCAAGGGGAGGGCTCCGGTTCGAAGCAGGAGCGTCCGCTGAAGCCGCACGTCAATGAGGAAACCGACCATCCGGAGATGCTCCGCGTcaaggaggaagatgaggagttTGACGTCAGCCGGCTGCCACTGAACGTCGTCGTGGTGAAGACCGAATACGACAGGGAGGACGAGAGTCCGGATGAAGcgcaaagggcaggccaacctGCAGACAAGCTCTTTCCTCTACTGTCGCACCGGGAAGATGCAGATGAACCTTTGCCCAGCGACGACGGTGGCCACCAACGCTTCGAAAAGGACACAACCGAGGTGGGAGCTCCCGCGCACGACGGTGATTTTATCTGCTCGGTTTGTGGCGAAAACTTCACTGAGGTGGACGCTGATCGCCACATGAAAGGGCACGCCGCCGAAAAACCTTTTGGCTGTTCCATTTGCGGCCAAACATTTGCAGAAAAGGTGGAGTTGATCGTCCACAAAGTAACGCACGCCGCGGAAAATCCTTTCACTTGCTCAGTTTGCGGCAAAGTCTATTTGATTAAAGACTACTTGAATAAACACATGAAAacgcacacgggagaaaaaccgCACAGTTGTTCAGTTTGTGGGGAGAAATTTGCTCACAAGGCTACTTTGATAGCACACACGGCGACGcacactggagaaaaacctttcacctgctccgtttgtgaGAAAAACTTTTCTTATAAGTCGGACCTGACAAAACACATGAGGACGCATACGGGAGAAAAACCCTTTAGCTGCTCGGTTTGTGGCGATAAGTTTGCTCGCAAGGTCTCGTTAATTGCGCACACAGCGACGCATACGGGAGAAAAACCTTTCACTTGCTCTGTTTGTGGCGAAAGCCTGTCCTATAGGCACAGTTTGAATTCACACATGCGGACACACACAGGAGAAAAACCTTTCACGTGCTCCGTTTGCGGCGAAAGCTTTGCTCGCAAAGAAAATCTGGTCGCGCACATGAGAAGacacactggagaaaaacctttCACGTGTTCGCTTTGCGGGAAAAACTTTTCTCACAAGTCAGCTATGAGTAGACACCAGAGGGCCCACGCCAAAGAAAAAACTTTAacttgctcagtttgtgaccaGACCTTCTTGAAGAAGACCACTTTGGTGGCACACATGCGCAAACATAACAGACAAAAACCGCTTGCAGTCAAACATTGGACGGACTAA
- the LOC133154139 gene encoding calcium-binding mitochondrial carrier protein SCaMC-2-A-like: MLALCLYVPVSNSDPVEVDYFESNGLPTELNSLFNKLSVFLPSQEFSTYQRWRKKTRREPDTCDDRLDFEEFVHYLRDYEKDLKLVVKRNAGRVDSKEFIQALQDIGVHISHHLAEKALRSVDKNGIITISSKEWSKYSTAEETESIPEIILYWKHSTIFDVGENLTVPDDFSTEERQSGMWWRHLVAGGGAGAVSRTCTAPLDRVKVMMQVYGSRSNNMCIMSGLAQMIKEGGVRSLWRGNGVNIIKIAPESALKFMAYEQIKRLIGSDGQTLSISERFVAGSLAGVIAQSAIYPMEVLKTRLALRKTGQYASISDCAKQIFRREGPAAFYKGYVPNMLGIIPYAGIDLAVYETLKNGYLQQYGASDAGVLLLLACGTVSSTCGQLASYPLALVRTRMQAQAATGGGQQATMTALFQQILRAEGPAGLYRGLAPNFLKVVPAVSISYVVYEHIKTQLGVTSR, translated from the exons ATGCTTGCCCTGTGCCTTTATGTCCCCGTGTCCAACTCCGACCCGGTGGAGGTGGACTACTTCGAATCGAACGGACTTCCGACCGAACTCAATTCGCTCTTCAACAAACTCAGCGTGTTCCTGCCGTCTCAGGAGTTTTCCACCTATCAGCGATGGCGGAAA AAGACCAGGAGGGAGCCCGACACGTGCGATGACCGGCTGGACTTTGAGGAGTTTGTGCACTACCTGCGAGACTATGAGAAAGACCTGAAGCTGGTGGTCAAGAGGAATGCAG GCCGGGTGGACAGCAAGGAGTTCATCCAGGCTCTGCAAGACATCGGCGTGCACATTTCAcatcatctcgccgagaaagcCCTTCGGAG CGTGGACAAGAACGGCATCATAACCATCAGCAGTAAAGAATGGAGCAAGTACTCCACGGCGGAGGAGACGGAGAGCATCCCCGAGATCATCTTATACTGGAAGCACTCCACG ATCTTTGACGTGGGCGAGAACCTGACCGTCCCCGACGACTTCAGCACGGAGGAGAGGCAGAGTGGAATGTGGTGGCGTCACCTGGTGGCAGGCGGCGGAGCCGGCGCAGTTTCCAGGACGTGCACGGCGCCTCTGGACCGGGTCAAAGTCATGATGCAG GTGTACGGCTCCAGAAGTAACAACATGTGCATCATGAGCGGCCTGGCACAGATGATCAAGGAGGGTGGCGTGCGCTCGCTGTGGCGAGGAAACGGCGTCAACATCATCAAAATCGCACCCGAGTCGGCCCTCAAGTTCATGGCGTACGAGCAG ATCAAACGTCTGATCGGCAGCGACGGGCAGACGCTGAGCATCTCGGAACGCTTTGTGGCCGGATCGCTGGCCGGAGTCATCGCCCAGAGCGCCATCTACCCCATGGAG gTGCTGAAAACGCGCCTGGCTCTGAGAAAGACGGGCCAGTACGCCAGCATCTCGGACTGCGCCAAGCAGATCTTTCGGCGAGAGGGCCCGGCGGCGTTCTACAAGGGTTACGTGCCCAACATGCTGGGAATCATACCATACGCTGGCATCGACCTGGCCGTGTACGAG ACCCTGAAGAACGGCTACCTGCAGCAGTACGGCGCCAGCGACGCCGGtgtcctgctgctgctggcctGCGGCACCGTGTCCAGCACTTGCGGCCAGCTCGCCAGCTACCCGCTCGCTCTGGTCAGGACGCGCATGCAAGCGCAAG CTGCGACGGGCGGCGGCCAGCAAGCAACCATGACGGCGCTCTTCCAGCAGATCCTGCGGGCCGAGGGTCCAGCGGGGCTTTACCGGGGCCTGGCTCCCAACTTCCTGAAAGTCGTCCCCGCCGTCAGCATCAGCTACGTGGTGTACGAGCACATCAAGACGCAGCTGGGGGTCACCTCACGCTGA
- the LOC133154140 gene encoding early estrogen-induced gene 1 protein-like isoform X1 — protein MAFFAKKKKFKFQTHLTLEELSAVPFVNGLLFCKVRLLDGDFVASSSREEVRENCVRWRKRFSFVSKMSANPHTGVLDPSVCRVSVRKELKGGKTYAKLGFADLNMAEFAGSGSTVRCCLLEGYDTKNRRQDNSILKVIIGMTLLSGDPCFKTPAGTSKSVSVPRREHALQPDCKGEGTKAEPGPPGGISLSRTPKHRPSLVGSGFPEDPEGNACLPGQLFQSGHSRNSSYASQQSKISGYSTEHSCSSSLSDLTHRRNTSTGSSASGGPVGFAADAPADGERDAGRPDRPLRPPRPLLPNNRPPRRKQDSVESQPSWVNDTRMDADDIVEKIVQSQNFEDVSNTEDSNLRLFVNRDGSTALGAIRLGNRVPAGGYEPVVIESR, from the exons ATGGCCTTCTTCGCGAAAAAGAAGAAATTCAAGTTCCAGACGCATCTAACGCTGGAGGAGCTGAGTGCAGTGCCTTTCGTCAACGGGCTTCTCTTCTGCAAAGTTCGCCTGCTGGATGGAGACTTCGTTGCTTCCTCCTCCAG GGAGGAGGTGCGTGAGAACTGCGTACGATGGAGGAAGAGGTTCTCCTTTGTGTCCAAGATGAGCGCAAACCCGCacacgggcgtgctggacccGTCCGTCTGCCGCGTGTCTGTGAGGAAG GAGCTGAAAGGCGGGAAAACGTATGCCAAG CTGGGCTTCGCAGACCTCAACATGGCCGAATTTGCCGGCTCGGGTTCCACCGTGCGCTGCTGCCTGCTGGAGGGCTACGACACCAAGAACCGACGGCAGGACAATTCCATTCTCAAG gTAATCATTGGGATGACCCTCCTTTCTGGCGACCCCTGTTTTAAAAC TCCAGCTGGCACGTCCAAAAGCGTCTCGGTGCCGCGACGTGAGCACGCCTTGCAGCCGGACTGCAAGGGGGAAGGAACCAAGGCGGAACCAGGGCCACCCGGAGGGATTTCCCTGAGCCGAACGCCCAAACATCGGCCCTCCCTCGTCGGCTCAG GTTTTCCGGAAGACCCTGAAGGTAACGCGTGCCTTCCCGGACAACTTTTCCAATCGGGACATTCTCGCAACTCCAGCTACGCCAGCCAGCAAAGCAAAATCTctg GCTACAGCACGGAGCATTCCTGCTCGTCCAGCCTGTCGGACTTGACGCACCGCAGGAACACCTCCACCGGCAGCAGCGCGTCGGGGGGTCCGGTGGGCTTTGCCGCAGACGCCCCCGCCGATGGAGAAAGAGACGCTGGGCGCCCGGACAGACCGCTGCGACCTCCCAGGCCGCTCCTGCCCAACAACAGGCCCCCCAG GAGGAAACAGGACTCTGTGGAGAGTCAGCCATCTTGGGTGAACGACACACGCATGGACGCCGACGACATTGTAGAGAAGATTGTCCAGAGCCAAAACTTTGAGGACGTCAGCAACACTGAAG ACAGCAACCTGCGTCTGTTCGTCAACCGAGACGGCAGCACGGCGCTCGGCGCCATTCGACTGGGTAACAG GGTGCCGGCCGGCGGCTATGAGCCTGTGGTCATCGAGAGCCGCTAG
- the LOC133154140 gene encoding early estrogen-induced gene 1 protein-like isoform X2, whose amino-acid sequence MSANPHTGVLDPSVCRVSVRKELKGGKTYAKLGFADLNMAEFAGSGSTVRCCLLEGYDTKNRRQDNSILKVIIGMTLLSGDPCFKTPAGTSKSVSVPRREHALQPDCKGEGTKAEPGPPGGISLSRTPKHRPSLVGSGFPEDPEGNACLPGQLFQSGHSRNSSYASQQSKISGYSTEHSCSSSLSDLTHRRNTSTGSSASGGPVGFAADAPADGERDAGRPDRPLRPPRPLLPNNRPPRRKQDSVESQPSWVNDTRMDADDIVEKIVQSQNFEDVSNTEDSNLRLFVNRDGSTALGAIRLGNRVPAGGYEPVVIESR is encoded by the exons ATGAGCGCAAACCCGCacacgggcgtgctggacccGTCCGTCTGCCGCGTGTCTGTGAGGAAG GAGCTGAAAGGCGGGAAAACGTATGCCAAG CTGGGCTTCGCAGACCTCAACATGGCCGAATTTGCCGGCTCGGGTTCCACCGTGCGCTGCTGCCTGCTGGAGGGCTACGACACCAAGAACCGACGGCAGGACAATTCCATTCTCAAG gTAATCATTGGGATGACCCTCCTTTCTGGCGACCCCTGTTTTAAAAC TCCAGCTGGCACGTCCAAAAGCGTCTCGGTGCCGCGACGTGAGCACGCCTTGCAGCCGGACTGCAAGGGGGAAGGAACCAAGGCGGAACCAGGGCCACCCGGAGGGATTTCCCTGAGCCGAACGCCCAAACATCGGCCCTCCCTCGTCGGCTCAG GTTTTCCGGAAGACCCTGAAGGTAACGCGTGCCTTCCCGGACAACTTTTCCAATCGGGACATTCTCGCAACTCCAGCTACGCCAGCCAGCAAAGCAAAATCTctg GCTACAGCACGGAGCATTCCTGCTCGTCCAGCCTGTCGGACTTGACGCACCGCAGGAACACCTCCACCGGCAGCAGCGCGTCGGGGGGTCCGGTGGGCTTTGCCGCAGACGCCCCCGCCGATGGAGAAAGAGACGCTGGGCGCCCGGACAGACCGCTGCGACCTCCCAGGCCGCTCCTGCCCAACAACAGGCCCCCCAG GAGGAAACAGGACTCTGTGGAGAGTCAGCCATCTTGGGTGAACGACACACGCATGGACGCCGACGACATTGTAGAGAAGATTGTCCAGAGCCAAAACTTTGAGGACGTCAGCAACACTGAAG ACAGCAACCTGCGTCTGTTCGTCAACCGAGACGGCAGCACGGCGCTCGGCGCCATTCGACTGGGTAACAG GGTGCCGGCCGGCGGCTATGAGCCTGTGGTCATCGAGAGCCGCTAG